A single genomic interval of Cucumis sativus cultivar 9930 chromosome 5, Cucumber_9930_V3, whole genome shotgun sequence harbors:
- the LOC116404152 gene encoding LOW QUALITY PROTEIN: pentatricopeptide repeat-containing protein At2g13600-like (The sequence of the model RefSeq protein was modified relative to this genomic sequence to represent the inferred CDS: inserted 1 base in 1 codon) produces MAGNGLVKHLKGDLLFLDSSPFSKLLNQCARSRSARDTSRVHACIIKSPFASETFIQNRLIDVYGKCGCVDVARKLFDRMLERNIFSWNSIICAFTKSGFLDDAVHIFEKMPQVDQCSWNSMISGFEQHGRFDEALVYFAQMHGHGFLVNEYSFGSALSACAGLQDLKLGSQIHSLVYRSNYLSDVYMGSALVDMYSKCGRVEYAQSVFDEMTVRSRVSWNSLITCYEQNGPVDEALKIFVEMIKCGVEPDEVTLASVVSACATISAIKEGQQIHARVVKCDEFRNDLILGNALLDMYAKCNRINEARIIFDMMPIRSVVSETSMVSGYAKASKVKVARYMFSNMMVKDVITWNALIAGCTQNGENEEALILFRLLKRESVWPTHYTFGNLLNACANLADLQLGRQAHSHVLKHGFRFQYGEDSDVFVGNSLIDMYMKCGSVENGCRVFQHMLEKDCVSWNAMIVGYAQNGFGNKALEVFCKMLESGEAPDHVTMIGVLCACSHAGLLDEGRYYFRSMTAQHGLMPLKDHYTCMVDLLGRAGYLEEAKXLIEEMSMQPDAIVWGSLLAACKVHRNIQLGEYVVKKLLEVDPENSGPYVLLSNMYAENRDWKNVVRVRKLMRQRGVVKQPGCSWIEIQGELNVFMVKDKRHARKKEIYMVLRTILQQMKQAGYVPYVGSNEFDEDEEQ; encoded by the exons ATGGCTGGTAATGGATTGGTTAAACATCTCAAGGGTGACCTTTTATTCCTTGATTCATCGCCTTTTTCCAAGCTCTTGAACCAGTGTGCTCGCTCGAGGTCAGCTCGAGACACCAGTCGTGTACATGCTTGTATAATTAAATCACCTTTTGCGTCCGAAACTTTTATCCAAAATAGGCTCATTGATGTATATGGGAAATGTGGATGTGTGGATGTTGCTCGCAAGTTGTTTGATAGAATGCTTGAGAGAAATATTTTCTCTTGGAACTCTATCATTTGTGCATTCACTAAGTCCGGATTTCTTGATGATGCTGTCCACATCTTTGAGAAGATGCCTCAAGTTGACCAATGCTCGTGGAACTCTATGATTTCAGGTTTTGAACAACATGGTCGCTTCGATGAAgctttagtttattttgctCAAATGCATGGCCATGGTTTTCTTGTGAATGAATATTCATTCGGTAGTGCTCTCAGTGCTTGTGCAGGTTTACAAGATTTGAAATTAGGTTCCCAAATCCACAGTTTAGTATATAGGTCAAACTATTTATCAGATGTGTATATGGGCTCTGCGCTAGTAGATATGTACTCTAAATGTGGAAGAGTTGAATATGCTCAAAGTGTTTTTGATGAAATGACTGTGAGAAGTAGAGTTTCTTGGAATAGCTTGATTACCTGTTATGAACAGAATGGTCCAGTTGATGAGGCTCTTAAGatttttgttgagatgatcaAATGTGGGGTTGAACCTGACGAGGTAACACTTGCAAGTGTTGTTAGTGCATGTGCAACTATCTCGGCAATCAAAGAAGGTCAGCAGATTCATGCTCGAGTTGTAAAGTGTGATGAATTTAGAAATGATCTTATTTTAGGAAATGCGTTGCTTGATATGTATGCTAAATGTAATAGGATTAACGAGGCTAGAATAATTTTTGATATGATGCCAATTAGGAGTGTGGTGTCTGAGACCTCAATGGTAAGTGGGTATGCAAAGGCATCCAAAGTTAAAGTTGCAAGATATATGTTCTCAAATATGATGGTGAAAGATGTAATTACTTGGAATGCGCTTATTGCAGGGTGTACTCAGAATGGAGAGAATGAAGAGGCACTTATACTCTTTCGTTTGTTGAAAAGAGAGTCTGTTTGGCCTACACACTACACATTTGGCAATCTCCTCAATGCTTGTGCAAACCTTGCTGATTTGCAGCTTGGCCGACAGGCTCACTCTCATGTTTTAAAGCATGGATTTCGATTCCAATATGGAGAAGATTCAGATGTTTTTGTTGGCAATTCTCTAATAGATATGTATATGAAATGTGGATCAGTTGAGAATGGTTGTAGGGTGTTTCAACATATGTTGGAAAAGGATTGTGTGTCATGGAATGCTATGATAGTTGGATATGCACAAAATGGTTTTGGCAATAAGGCTCTTGAAGTTTTCTGTAAAATGTTAGAATCAGGAGAGGCACCAGATCATGTAACAATGATTGGTGTTCTTTGCGCTTGTAGTCATGCCGGACTACTTGACGAAGGTCGCTATTACTTTCGGTCAATGACTGCACAACATGGTTTGATGCCATTAAAAGACCATTATACATGTATGGTTGATTTACTGGGCCGAGCTGGGTACCTTGAAGAAGCAA ATCTAATAGAGGAAATGTCAATGCAGCCTGATGCTATCGTCTGGGGATCATTGCTTGCTGCTTGTAAAGTTCATCGGAACATCCAATTGGGGGAATATGTAGTGAAGAAGCTTTTAGAGGTAGATCCTGAGAACTCTGGGCCATATGTTCTTCTTTCGAATATGTATGCTGAAAATAGAGATTGGAAGAATGTTGTGAGGGTAAGAAAGCTGATGAGACAGAGAGGAGTGGTTAAACAACCAGGTTGCAGTTGGATTGAAATTCAAGGTGAGTTGAATGTTTTTATGGTTAAAGATAAAAGGCATGcgaggaagaaagaaatctACATGGTTTTGAGAACAATTCTACAACAAATGAAACAAGCAGGATATGTCCCATATGTTGGCAGTAATGAgtttgatgaagatgaagaacaaTAG